The following proteins come from a genomic window of Nothobranchius furzeri strain GRZ-AD chromosome 1, NfurGRZ-RIMD1, whole genome shotgun sequence:
- the LOC107382991 gene encoding angiopoietin-related protein 5, with protein MQVKMKGVFGYAGLILILFLSHSAQALKKPKVDSVQGTDCSQIKARSPEATSGVYVIRPAGVKASFKVHCEMLPDGGWTVFQRRTGRQVSFNRKWAAYKNGFGDLNKDHWLGLNNVFVMTKNKSKKWTLRVDLWDHEGGTAFAEYNNFRLGHEKNAYKLNVGKYRGNAGDAIRGANPGINQNGHGFSTTDRDHDGCSPCIFGDIAVRNCAALEGGGWWFSKCGSANLNGDWHPSGQHVGWASGLHWLTWKHAPYSAKATRMMIKSG; from the exons ATGCAG GTCAAAATGAAGGGTGTGTTTGGTTACGCTGGGCTGATTTTAATCCTGTTTTTGAGCCATTCAGCTCAAGCTTTG AAAAAGCCAAAAGTGGATTCTGTTCAAG GAACGGACTGCAGCCAAATTAAAGCTAGATCTCCAGAAGCAACTAGTGGAGTTTATGTGATCAGACCTGCTGGAGTCAAAGCAAGTTTCAAG GTGCACTGTGAGATGCTTCCAGATGGAGGCTGGACTGTGTTTCAGAGACGCACTGGAAGACAGGTGTCCTTCAACAGGAAATGGGCAGCTTATAAAAATGGATTTGGAGATTTGAATA AGGACCACTGGCTTGGTCTTAATAATGTTTTTGTTATGACCAAGAACAAATCCAAGAAGTGGACTTTAAGGGTGGACCTGTGGGACCATGAAGGTGGCACCGCATTTGCTGAATACAACAACTTCAGACTAGGACATGAGAAGAATGCTTACAAACTGAACGTTGGAAAATACAGAGGAAACGCAG GTGATGCCATCCGTGGCGCCAATCCAGGCATCAACCAAAATGGCCATGGCTTCAGCACCACTGACCGAGACCATGACGGCTGCTCACCGTGCATTTTTGGCGACATCGCTGTACGGAATTGCGCCGCTTTGGAGGGTGGTGGTTGGTGGTTCAGCAAGTGTGGATCTGCTAATCTAAACGGCGACTGGCATCCTTCTGGTCAGCACGTTGGCTGGGCTTCCGGCCTCCATTGGCTCACATGGAAACATGCTCCTTATTCAGCCAAGGCCACCAGAATGATGATCAAGTCTGGCTAA